The genomic interval CTGGGTTGGCGGCGGCGACGCAAAGGTGGCCGCCGCGACCGCCCTCTGGTTCGGCTTCGGACATCTGCTGGAGTATCTGGTCTATGCCTCGCTGTTCGGCGGAGCCCTGACGCTGCTGCTGCTCCAGTTCCGGCAATGGCCTCTGCCGGCGCTATTTTACAGGCAGGACTGGCTGCTCCGGCTGCACGGCAAGGATACAGGAATTCCCTATGGCATCGCGCTCGCGCTCGGCGCCCTGCTGGTCTATCCGGAGACCGGCTGGATCAAGGCGGTCGACCTGGCGCGCTTTGCGCTTCACTGAAGCGCGTACAAGAAACCTCTCATTAACGCGATTTAGATACGCCTCATTAACCATGCTTTGACGAATAACTGTTCAACTCCCGTTACAGCGGCGCAAGCGCCCCGGCGTAACGTGGAAAGTGAAGCGTATGAATACCGCACGCATTGTCGTCCTGACCATCGCAGTCGGTGCCGGCGGCCTTGCCGCCTATCTCGCGAGCGGATCCGACAAGAAGCCGCAACCCGCGCAGACCGCGCAGCTCCAGACCGTGGACGTTCTGGTCGCGAAGTCGGACATCCCGCTCGGACAGGCGGTGACAGCGAACGACGTGGCGTGGCAGGCCTGGCCCGCAAATAGCGCCAGCAGCAGCTTCATTCGCCGCGATCAGCGCCCCGACGCCACCACGCAACTGGCGGGATCGATCGCCCGCTCGCCCTTCATCGCGGGAGAACCCATTCGCGAACTCAAGCTGGTCAGCGCGAAAGGATCCGGATTCATGGCCGCGATCCTGCCGACCGGGATGCGCGCGATCTCGACCGAAATTTCGCCCGAGACCGGCGCCGGCGGCTTTATCCTCCCCAATGACCGCGTCGACGTGATCCTCTCGAAACGGGACAAAAACCCGGACCATCCAAACGCGAACTCCGTCAATTCGGAGACCATTCTCAGCAACGTGCGCGTTCTCGCGATCGACCAGACCATCGAGGAGAAGAACGGGCAGAAGGTCGTGGTCGGCAAGACCGCGACGCTCGAATTGAAACCGGAGCAGGCGGAGACGCTGGCGCGGTCGCGCCAGATGGGAACGCTGGCGCTGGCGCTGCGCAGCCTCGCCGACGCCAACGCCCCGGAAAGCAACAACGACGATCAGAGGCGCGACAGCATCAATGTCGTCCGTTACGGCGTCCCGACCCAGACCACCGTACAGAGGTAATCAAGGACGCCCGTCATGACGTGGACGACAAATCCGGCACCGCTACAGGCCTTTGTGGCGCGGTCTCTCTCGTTCGCGGCAATCGCCGCCTTCACGCTAAACCCGGCGCTGACGCCGGCATTCGCGAGCGATTCCCGCGTGCCGACCGCAACGGCCGGCGCGAAGATGCACGCGCAATCTCTCTCGCTCGGCATCGGCAAGTCCGTCGTGGTGGACTTGCCTCGTGACGTCAAGGACGTCCTGGTCGCCGACCCGAAGATCGCAAATGCGGTGGTGAGATCGGCGCAGCGTGCCTACATCATCGGC from Nitrobacter sp. NHB1 carries:
- a CDS encoding A24 family peptidase translates to MTLDVARLLLFPALMAFAAASDLLTMTISNRVSLLLVAGFLVVAALSGMSLHDMLLHAGAGLAVLAVAFTCFAMGWVGGGDAKVAAATALWFGFGHLLEYLVYASLFGGALTLLLLQFRQWPLPALFYRQDWLLRLHGKDTGIPYGIALALGALLVYPETGWIKAVDLARFALH
- the cpaB gene encoding Flp pilus assembly protein CpaB; translated protein: MNTARIVVLTIAVGAGGLAAYLASGSDKKPQPAQTAQLQTVDVLVAKSDIPLGQAVTANDVAWQAWPANSASSSFIRRDQRPDATTQLAGSIARSPFIAGEPIRELKLVSAKGSGFMAAILPTGMRAISTEISPETGAGGFILPNDRVDVILSKRDKNPDHPNANSVNSETILSNVRVLAIDQTIEEKNGQKVVVGKTATLELKPEQAETLARSRQMGTLALALRSLADANAPESNNDDQRRDSINVVRYGVPTQTTVQR